GAGGGGGTAAATCGTGGGTGTGGGTATGAAAATCGCTCTGGGTACCGAGATAGGTGGAACGGCTTTCTAGAGCGTCAAACCAAGCTCCTAGACGCAGATTATCCTCACGCAGGGAGTAACCCTTATAGTAGTAGAGACTGGCGTTCATACGCTCAACGTAAGGGGTAAAGATAACATCGGCGGTACTAAATTCGGGTAAAAAATACGGACCTTCAGTACGCGCTAGAGCGTCTTCTACCATAGCCACGACTTCCAGAAATTGCTGGCGGTTACTTTCCTCTTCTGTTTTGGAACGGGTACGGTAACAAAGCCAAGCGCACCAAGCTCTAAAGAGCATTCTTTCTAACCGACGCAAGGGTAAGACTTGGGGATCATTCATACCCCAAACCAGGGGACCAAAAGCCCTCTCTAGAGCGATTAAAATATCGTCGCTCTCGGTAATAATAGAGCCATTTAACTCTAGCGCAGGTAACATACCAGAGGGAACCTTTTTTTTGTACCAATCCTCTTTTTTGCCGTAGCAAAACATGGTGACTTTTGCGATGCGATAGGGGATCCGTTTTTCTTCCAGCCAGAGCCAAATTTTTTGACAGTAAGGACACCAAGCGTGATGATCGCGATAGAGGGTGACTCGTATCTCCGACTCTTGAGCGCCAAAAAGACGCAAGCGTCCTTGAGAATTAGTTGGTCCATTGACGGTATCTAATTGCCAGTTTGTGAGGCTTTCTAGTTCTTGCCAACTGTAAGGAGTGATACTCATATTAGTGTATGATAATTTCTGAGTGTATTTTAAATAGAAGTGTGAGCATGAGAGCACAGAGAGATATCCTTTTGATTCAAGCGATTCGTCATCAGGATCTCCATCGCCTTAACATTCTACTAGCCTCCGCTGTTAATCTCAACCCCACCAGCAACGAACACCCCACTCCTTTGATGTACGCAGCACAAGGTGGCAATATTCAGATTGTGCAATTACTATTAAATGCGGGTGCAAAAGTGAATCAACAGGTTACAGCAGTAGGGGTAACACCTCTAATGTTAGCAGCAGGGGCTAATCATCTAGAGATAGTTAAACTTTTGTTAGCAGCAGGTGCAGAAGTAAACGCGACTAATGAAGATGGAAGCTCAGCCCTGATGATTGCAGCTTATCAGGGTCATCTGGGTGTTATTGACACTTTATTACAAGCAGGAGCCAAAGTAAATTTAGAGGATCAGCAGGGTGACACGGCGCTAGTGGTAGCGGCTACAAATAATCAACCCGAAAGCGTAAAAATCTTATTAAAAGCGGGTGCTAATC
This genomic window from Gloeocapsa sp. PCC 73106 contains:
- a CDS encoding glutathione S-transferase family protein — translated: MSITPYSWQELESLTNWQLDTVNGPTNSQGRLRLFGAQESEIRVTLYRDHHAWCPYCQKIWLWLEEKRIPYRIAKVTMFCYGKKEDWYKKKVPSGMLPALELNGSIITESDDILIALERAFGPLVWGMNDPQVLPLRRLERMLFRAWCAWLCYRTRSKTEEESNRQQFLEVVAMVEDALARTEGPYFLPEFSTADVIFTPYVERMNASLYYYKGYSLREDNLRLGAWFDALESRSTYLGTQSDFHTHTHDLPPQMGGCWSNNEPQTLINQDQVDRGPWLGLPDATYLEPETSRAEALQRVLKHRANLIRVNPAPDELFETALRCALTYMMTGEVCTPPVGADPALRYLRDRISVPRDMSIYAAKRLREALETTAQQAGDQNSIPIPFDHRRDQDPANFALFLHPNRN